The genomic region TTGAGACTACACAGTTCACACCATATACCGTATACCTCACACACATCTCGTTTGTTTTGTTATGCTACTTCCTGGATctttttttagaataagggttgGCTTTTCAAAATAAAATGTTGGTTACACACACGATATATGTTGGTTCGAACTTCCTACATTGCCACCTTCTGCTGTATCATATTGTAGCCGCTACTGAAAGGAATCAAATGTTGTTTGACATTCAATTAAGTGAATCAAAAAAATACTGACCTCCAAAAATAATGATTAAGTACAAAAATACAGAATGCgcatacagcctgaatttaaaaggaATAAATGTATTCCTTCAGTTAAAAATAAGTAAATCAAAGAGAAGGCTAACGGTTAGTAGTCGCAAAACGAACTGAAGCACCACACTGAGAATGCACTCTAACTCTGAACAATGTAACAGTAGAAAGATTTCAATATCTGAATATAGAATGAATAAATAGCCAATGGGATTTCAGATAGTCCTGAGTAATGGGTAaacaactacactgaacaaaaatataaatgctacatgtaaagtgttggtcccatgtttcatgagctgaaataaaagatcccagaaatgttccatacgcaaaGGTATGTTACccacagatgcatatctgtattcccagatGTGAAACCCATAGACTAGGTCCTAAAGCATTTATTCCAGTTGACTGTGAATAAATGcagttatatgaactgtaactcagtaaaatattataAATGGTTGCGTTCATATATTTCTTCAGTGTAAATAACATTTAGGAGATTTGATTTTACAATAAATGACACTAAATACAAAAACACCGCAAACTAGATGGTAACTTTACATGAAGTAATGTTGTGGGGCTTGCTTTAGCTTTAAGTATTTCTGTGGTAGTGGAAGAAGTTCAAGTTTCACTTTACTTTTTAAAGCAAATAGTACAATTAAAATGTAGTAAAACAATTGGTCTGATTACTTTGATAGACTACTATATAAACCTTATTTCTTTGGATTGTGGGGCAGTTAGATCACAAAAATATCTAAACTACAGTTGGTGAGTGTGAAAACTGGAAGAAGACAAAGTTATCTTCTGTCAGACGATGGTAATAAAAGGCTGGATCATGTGGACAACACTCCAAGGAAAGCAAAGCAACTCAATCATCCATGCTCGGGTTTCAGACAAATAAATGCATGATTTACTTTTGTAAAACATTCAGTGTAAATCAAGGTCGATTTTTGTTTAATGATGATATAATGATCAAACAGTACAGAGTATTGTAGGAAACTCACAAGTCTGCTGTTCAAAGTCAGAAACTCAAATATTATTTTGGACTTGTCTTGTTGGCAATATGCCGTACATCTTTAGTCAGATGCCCTGTCGTTTTCCCTGCTGCATATCCATTCATTAATTCAAGCTTTGCTAACATGCTTGTTTCTGGTTGTGGTCTGTCATAAAACAAGAGAAAAGAAATCATGGTTCTGCAACTTTTTTGCTTTCTGAATATGAAGACTTGCTGTTGTGGTGGAAGGGAGAAACTCGTAAGGAATTAGAAACATTTAGGCTATTATTTGGGGAGGGAAATATGATGGTACATCTAGTGTTGACAGATCTTTAAAAAGTATTTTAGTGGTAGTTGAactactgtaatttccggactataagccgcaacttttttcccaggctttgaacctcgcggcttaaacaatgacgcggctaatatttggatttttcccgctttcaaattttttttctccaaaaaaaacattctgtgacgtgctcagttttttggcggcatgaagctttcattagaccaatgaaattgccgaacgggttacggtcaaagaacttttttgtttactgtttagattaaattgagcgctctcaaacttcccatcattctgattacggtagtcattttgtcaccctgatgcctgggggcacaacaaagtatttgcagccactcgatatcagtgtaaatcgtgcatttaaggtggcgctccgtgttcagtgggaggcttggatgacaagtggggaaaaatccttcactaaaatgggccgcatgcgaagagcaacttatggtcaagtctgccagtgggtcctgacagcgtggagcattgtcaaaaaatccactatcatcaacgggtttcgaaaggctggactgctgcatgttgaagagggctcagcgggggatttgcctccggatgaaagtgacgagagcgacaatgaaaacgatccaatatcggatgaagcaattctgaggctattcaacttcgacaccgaaggagatggtttaTTTTGTACAACACCCATAGTGCCCCTCAtcaccacaaacaacttcaatgatggcagtctcagactaaagtatgtagTGAACGACAGAGCAGCTGAAGAATTTAGTGTGAGGCGCCAGGCTAGCTCAGGATTGAGTTTTCTTCATAACTTATACATTAACAGTCCACTCTGGACCAAGCATCAAGCCAGTAAACTGAAAACACAACCACTACACACCAGAACCGTTCAATGTGGAAACCAATCAAACTGTTAAAAACACATTGACTCAGTTTTCATATGAAAACCCACGAGTGTGGAGCCATTCCACTTACAACTAGGACCAGGAGATTTCCCCCGGTCTGGTCACGTTCTGGGGAAAAACTACTGGCCCTGCATTTCATTCGCAGGGTAGAGTAGTGTTAAattgcccctagacactgatgttgggtcagtttagcatttctttctactaatggttaaggttaggattgtgagagaggaagctgatcctagatctgtacctagggaaaACTTCACCCTGGAACACTCAGGGCAGCACAACGTCCTGTGGCCTGCCACCAGTGTGGACGAGGAGGTGCTTCTTCATGTTGCCGGACTGGGTGAAGGACTTCCCACAGTAGACACATTGAAACGGTTTCTCTCCGGTGTGCACCCTCTCATGCATCTTCAGCTGGTGGCTGTGGGAGAAGCGCTTGGTGCAGTGGCTGCAGCCGTACGGTTTCTCTCCCGTATGGACCCGCATATGACTCCGCAGGTGCGCCGGCTGGTGGAAGGGCTTTCCACAGAGGCTGCACCGGAGCTGCCTCTTGGTGGAGTGAGACGTCAGCTGTTGTGGCTGCTTTTCTAAGCCTTTCGGTGAAGAAGTGGAGCCTCTGTTGAAATTTGGGAAGTGGGCTGGCTTCCTTCTTTGGGGAACCTGGTGGAGAGTAACTCTTGGGGATGAAAAGCTGTTTTGGGTGGACAGTCCATTGAAATCTGGCATCTTGGACCTTGATCCTACAGTTCTCCCTTGTTCAGCATGTTGAGTGTCAGGGGGACACTTTGTCTGTCCAGATTCCATTTCCCCTCTTCTTCTGTTGTCCACAAGCTGCCTGCCGTCTGAACAGACCTCTCCAGATGTCACCTCTTGGCCAGTTATGCTCCATTCTGAACTCATATCTGCCTCCACTTTAATGGGAACTGAGTCCACCATCACCACATCAGGCAGCCAGTCCAGAGAGCCCAAAGCTGACATGCAGACCCCAGAGTTAACAGGcgcccctctcctctctggatGTCCAGACAGCCTTTTGGAGTCTGGCCCAGCATTGTGAAGAGCATTCACAGTTCGATTGTCAGTCTTGTGGTTCTCTGTCCATTGGGACAGGCTGTATTCTATGGGTTGATGGTCAGTTTCCCAGGTCACACCCTCAGCAACCTGATGGTCCTGTCTTGCTCTGTTATATTGTGATGCTGGATGCTGGAACGTCTGGTTTTCAGGTTCTATATCGAGTGAGGTGTCTGGAGCTTTGTGTCTGTTGCCCTGCTGGTCCAGAAGGTCTGTGGTTTCAGTAGATGATGAAGAACCTGGTTCTGCCACAATTATCTTCTCACTGCTCTCACTGACCAGTTGGACAATCTCTGAAATGGGGCACAACATCAGCGACCTTTAGTGGAGACTGATTCTTCTTTGCCTTATTAGTTATGGGTTATGACTAAGAAGTTAATCAAATACTGCAATAAAGATTGAAGGATTAGTCAAGCACCAAGTGTAAATTGCATAGATTCTATAAGTTTAACAAAATGACCTTCTGTTCTGCTGGTGCCATGGTTCTCCATTTTGATAAGAGGTGCCTCTTGCATATCTGCAATCTGTGTTTTGTATTCATCAGGAACATTTTATTAGAAATTAGAAACATATTTTTATTAGAAAAATGTTCCCAACACCATTTGAAATATGAGAAAATAAATAAGATACATTAAAATCCagacggaaaatatttacacaagaacctaatatcacacagtcaaactctgtcatttagtaaattcaccattCTGCCAACTGACCTGCATGCCCCAATCCTGGTCTGTTGCTGTGCGTCCTGAGTCTCTCCAGTTGTCTACATTCTGCGTAAAGTTGCTCCCTTCACTGTCGGCAAAACAATTCTGCACTGCACCAGAAAAGAACAACGCTCAAACGTTATATATTTCACATGATCCATTAATTTGAACGTTTTGAAATAAGGTTAAAACCTACAATATCCAAGTCTGTCTGTTGGCTTTTCTACGAAGTTCTCTCTTGCCCTTGCCCGGGTAAAATTATCGGTGTCCACGCGTCGGTGAACTGTGCGTTGCAGGACTCCCAATTTTTCTGTGCTCTGTCGAGAATTCTGGAATTTTGTCAAAAGCAACTTCCTCCGCAGGTTATCAATTTCTTTCTGACTATGTGAAATTTCTAACCGTAAGGCAGCATGGCCGTCATCTACAAGTTTGCAAATTTCGGCAACGGCTGCATTCGCCAAAACCTCAATGATGGAGGCCAGCTGAGCATGAAAGGCGACTGTATCGGACATGTCCTTGGCTCTATGTTAATTAAACGCTTATGTTATAGTAATTTGCATTGCAGTGTTCAGTCTACGTCTAAAGACTTCACGGTTTCCAACATAAACCGTACGCTTCTTCACACAACTCCTCTTGTTCCGGAAACAAGATGTCACCTACTTCCTGGATCGTTTTTCAAAATAAAGGTTGGTTACACACGACTTATGTTAGTTTCAACATTGCTACCTGTTGCTGTATCATATTGTAGCTGCTACTGAAAGGAATATTGTTATATTTTAAAATCAGCCTTCTTTGACTTTCATTGAAGTAGTGAATTAAATCAAACACACACTTTGTCCTCCAAAAATGATTATTTTACTATTTAGTTCAAGTACACAAAAACAGAATAGGCATACAACCGAAAACGAATAAGTTCCACCAGTTAAAACTTAGTAAATCAAAGAGTAGGCTATGGGTTAACTGAAGCACGCAATGAGAATGCACTCTAATTCTAAACAATGTAACagtagaaaaatatatttttaaaatgtaatatagaatacagtaccagtcaaaggtttggacccatctactcattacagggtttttctttatttttaatattttctacattgtagaataatagtgaagacatcaaaactatgaattgacatatggaatcatgtggtaaccaaacaagtcttaaatcaaaatatattttcgattttacattcttaaaagtagccaccctttgccttgacagctttgcacactcttcagcattctcttaaccagcttcttgaggaatgcttttccaaccgtcttgaaggagttcccacatatgcggagaacttgttggctgcttttccttcactctgaggtccaactcatcccaaaccatctcaaatgggttatggaggccaggtcatctgatgcagcactccatcactatccttcttcatcaaatagcccttacacagcctggaggtgtgttgatagtcccactaagcgcaaaccagatgggacggcgtatcgctgcagaatgctgtggtagccatgctggttaagtgtgccttgaatactaaaatcactgacagtgtcaccagcaaatcacccccacacttccttctccatgcttcacagtgggaaccacacatgcggcgatcatccgttcacctactctgcgtctcacaaaaaatctgacatttggactcatcagagcaaAGCACAGACTTCCCcctagtctaatgtccattgctcgtgtttcttggcccaagcaagtctcttcttctcattggtgtcctttagtagtggtttctttgcagcaattcgacaa from Salmo trutta chromosome 11, fSalTru1.1, whole genome shotgun sequence harbors:
- the LOC115202351 gene encoding uncharacterized protein LOC115202351; translation: MSDTVAFHAQLASIIEVLANAAVAEICKLVDDGHAALRLEISHSQKEIDNLRRKLLLTKFQNSRQSTEKLGVLQRTVHRRVDTDNFTRARARENFVEKPTDRLGYLQNCFADSEGSNFTQNVDNWRDSGRTATDQDWGMQIADMQEAPLIKMENHGTSRTEEIVQLVSESSEKIIVAEPGSSSSTETTDLLDQQGNRHKAPDTSLDIEPENQTFQHPASQYNRARQDHQVAEGVTWETDHQPIEYSLSQWTENHKTDNRTVNALHNAGPDSKRLSGHPERRGAPVNSGVCMSALGSLDWLPDVVMVDSVPIKVEADMSSEWSITGQEVTSGEVCSDGRQLVDNRRRGEMESGQTKCPPDTQHAEQGRTVGSRSKMPDFNGLSTQNSFSSPRVTLHQVPQRRKPAHFPNFNRGSTSSPKGLEKQPQQLTSHSTKRQLRCSLCGKPFHQPAHLRSHMRVHTGEKPYGCSHCTKRFSHSHQLKMHERVHTGEKPFQCVYCGKSFTQSGNMKKHLLVHTGGRPQDVVLP